A window of the Brassica napus cultivar Da-Ae chromosome C5, Da-Ae, whole genome shotgun sequence genome harbors these coding sequences:
- the LOC106399915 gene encoding RAN GTPase-activating protein 2, with the protein MAETSLTKKEAMKENESESTCPDMKLRVPVSKSFSSFNFMTIINLSYTNLENEGAIALVNALENSAPSLKAIEVAGNNITYEAAPDISACLAAKRHLKRLNLSNNDLKDEGCFEIAYIMEPLEVKYVDMSNNNLTREGALSLALVAVKKEGFEMLNIDGNTISFEGIEEIMEIFKNCPKLLGPFDENDPYEGDEDDVDDDDDDQEWESESLHEDFEDEFVSVFYFY; encoded by the coding sequence ATGGCGGAGACTAGCTTAACCAAGAAGGAGGCTATGAAAGAGAATGAATCTGAGAGTACTTGTCCTGACATGAAACTTAGAGTTCCTGTGAGCAAATCATTTTCAAGCTTCAATTTCATGACTATAATCAACCTAAGTTATACCAACCTAGAGAATGAAGGTGCTATAGCTCTAGTAAACGCTCTCGAGAACTCTGCTCCATCTCTTAAAGCTATAGAAGTGGCTGGAAACAACATAACCTATGAGGCGGCTCCAGATATCTCAGCTTGTTTGGCAGCAAAGAGGCATCTCAAAAGGTTGAACCTGTCGAATAATGACCTTAAAGATGAGGGATGTTTTGAGATTGCTTATATTATGGAACCTTTGGAGGTGAAATACGTTGATATGAGCAATAATAACCTGACCAGAGAAGGAGCATTGAGCTTGGCTCTTGTTGCTGTCAAGAAAGAAGGTTTCGAGATGTTGAACATTGATGGGAACACGATTTCATTTGAAGGCATAGAGGAAATTATGGAGATATTCAAGAATTGTCCTAAGTTGCTTGGACCGTTTGATGAGAATGACCCTTATGAAGGTGATGAAGATGatgtggatgatgatgatgatgatcaagagTGGGAAAGTGAGAGTCTTCATGAAGATTTTGAAGATGAATTTGTGAGTGTGTTTTACTTTTATTAG